The Triticum aestivum cultivar Chinese Spring chromosome 7B, IWGSC CS RefSeq v2.1, whole genome shotgun sequence genome window below encodes:
- the LOC123155615 gene encoding DNA repair protein RadA, protein MLRTTAAMLPSPSSLRALLRLSRRAPLPRLRPLLPHLRPLSSSPKPARDPLAPPEPLSSAFAAAASNPSTPADSDPDSDSSWGVFDPVAGRIVMQAHPPPTPPPSSSDREEVDDEEEEVVEVKRKARPSGGKREPRWADVATARRAAGKGGKAPRVSYVCSNCGDGFSQWWGTCRGCQAVGTLTKFFPGAADCADADAEGSHHAGRSWIRQKSKEMVPKKLREVTKGFDQAGWRIPLPGTFGNEISRVLGGGVVPGSLVLVGGDPGVGKSTLMLQLASIVSEGSEDHGSAPVVYVSGEESIEQIANRADRMSIRSKDLYLYSSTDIEDILDKIQSLSPKALVVDSIQTVYLSAFAGSAGNQVQVRECTSALLSFAKMTNIPVFLIGHVTKTGDIAGPRVLEHIVDVVLYMEGERCLSHRLLRSVKNRFGSTDELGVFEMSEHGLQAVLNPSEMFLTEHDSDSEILAGLAVAVVLDGSRTFAIEVQALSVPGSPGQGKVVGTRSKRVEMIISVLMKQAGLKLHDNVIYLNVVSGFELTETAGDLAIAASICSSFLEFPIPNDIAFIGEIGLGGELRTVPRMDKRVMAIAKLGYRKCIVPKTSEKLLKPLDLDIQILPCNNLKEFINTVFRSEV, encoded by the exons aTGCTCCGCACCACCGCCGCGATGCTCCCGTCCCCCTCCTCCCTCCGCGCGCTCCTGCGCCTCTCCCGCCGCGCCCCACTCCCCCGCCTCCGCCCGCTCCTCCCCCACCTCCGCCCCCTCTCCTCCTCGCCCAAGCCCGCCCGCGACCCcctcgccccgccggagccgctctcctcggccttcgccgccgccgcctccaaccCCTCGACCCCCGCCGACTCCGACCCCGACTCCGACTCCTCCTGGGGCGTGTTCGACCCCGTCGCCGGCCGCATCGTCATGCAGGCACACCCGCCCCCTACCCCTCCCCCTTCCAGCTCCGACCGGGAGGAGGTggatgacgaggaggaagaggtggtggaggtgaagcGGAAGGCGAGGCCGAGCGGCGGGAAGCGCGAGCCCAGGTGGGCGGATGTGGCCaccgcgaggagggccgcggggaAGGGCGGCAAGGCGCCGAGGGTCTCGTACGTCTGCAGCAACTGCGGGGACGGCTTCTCGCAGTGGTGGGGCACCTGCCGCGGCTGCCAGGCCGTGGGCACCCTCACCAAGTTCTTCCCGGGGGCCGCCGActgcgccgacgccgacgccgaggggTCGCACCACGCCGGCCGCTCGTGGATTCGGCAGAAGAGCAAGGAGATGGTGCCGAAGAAGCTCCGGGAAGTGACCAAGGGGTTTGACCAGGCGGGCTGGCGCATACCGCT GCCAGGGACCTTTGGAAATGAAATTTCTCGGGTGCTTGGAGGTGGCGTTGTTCCTG GCTCCTTGGTTTTAGTAGGTGGGGATCCTGGTGTTGGCAAAAGTACATTGATGCTACAG CTTGCTTCTATTGTATCCGAAGGTTCCGAGGACCATGGGTCTGCTCCTGTTGTGTATGTGTCTGGTGAGGAG AGCATTGAGCAAATTGCAAATAGGGCTGACCGGATGAGTATCAGGTCTAAAGATTTGTATCTATACTCTAGTACAGATATTGAG GATATCTTGGACAAAATCCAGTCATTATCTCCAAAAGCTCTTGTTGTTGATTCAATTCAGACAGTTTATCTATCAGCATTTGCTGGAAGTGCTGGGAATCAAGTGCAG GTCAGGGAATGCACATCTGCCTTGTTAAGTtttgcaaaaatgacaaatatccctGTTTTCCTG ATTGGACACGTCACAAAAACTGGTGATATTGCTGGTCCTCGTGTTCTAGAGCACATAGTAGATGTTGTTTTGTATATGGAG GGAGAGAGATGCTTATCTCATCGACTGTTACGGTCAGTGAAGAATCGTTTTGGTTCAACAGACGAG CTTGGTGTATTTGAAATGTCAGAACACGGTCTGCAAGCTGTTCTGAATCCCAGTGAGATGTTCTTAACTGAGCATGACTCTGATTCTGAGATACTGGCTGGGCTTGCTGTAGCTGTTGTTTTGGATGGATCCAGAACCTTCGCTATTGAAGTTCAG GCACTGTCTGTTCCTGGTTCTCCTGGTCAAGGAAAAGTTGTTGGCACACGGTCAAAAAGGGTTGAGATGATAATATCA GTTCTTATGAAGCAGGCAGGTCTAAAACTTCATGATAAT GTTATTTATCTGAATGTGGTCAGTGGGTTCGAGCTGACGGAGACTGCAGGAGATCTAGCCATAGCAGCTTCGATTTGCAGCAG TTTCTTGGAATTCCCTATCCCAAATGATATTGCATTTATTGGAGAGATTGGCCTTGGTGGTGAACTTAGAACT GTGCCAAGAATGGATAAGCGGGTGATGGCTATCGCAAAGTTGGGCTACAGGAAATGCATTGTCCCCAAGACTTCGGAGAAGCTGCTCAAACCTCTCGATCTCGATATCCAGATCTTGCCCTGCAACAACCTGAAGGAGTTCATAAACACAGTGTTCCGGTCAGAAGTATGA